A region of Panthera uncia isolate 11264 chromosome D4, Puncia_PCG_1.0, whole genome shotgun sequence DNA encodes the following proteins:
- the LOC125909644 gene encoding procathepsin L-like produces MHPAFFLATLCLGIASAAPQVNQSLDEQWSQWKATHGKLYSMDEEGQKRAVWERNMQMIEQHNQEHSQGKHSFTMAMNGFGDMTSEEFKQVLNDLKIQKHKKGKVFQAPLFAEIPSSVDWREKGYVTPVKNQGDCHSCWAFSATGALEGQMFRKTGKLVSLSEQNLVDCSWTHGNKGCHGGLMDKAFQYVKDNGGLDSEESYPYHARNKSCKYKPENSVANVTAFWSVINKEDGLMTTVATVGPVSAAVDASLNSFQFYKKGIYYNPKCSNKRLNHGVLVVGYGFEGEESDNKKYWILKNSWGANWGKHGYILMAKDRDNHCGIATMASFPIV; encoded by the exons ATGCATCCTGCCTTCTTCCTGGCTACCCTTTGCCTGGGAATAGCGTCAGCTGCTCCACAAGTCAATCAGAGCTTAGATGAACAATGGTCCCAGTGGAAGGCAACACACGGGAAACTATATAGCATG GATGAAGAAGGACAGAAGAGAGCAGTGTGGGAGAGGAATATGCAAATGATTGAACAGCACAATCAGGAACACAGCCAAGGGAAACACAGCTTCACAATGGCAATGAATGGTTTTGGTGACATG ACCAGTGAAGAATTCAAGCAGGTGTTGAATGACCTTAAAATCCAGAAACACAAAAAGGGGAAAGTGTTCCAAGCACCTCTCTTTGCTGAGATCCCTTCATCTGTAGACTGGAGAGAGAAAGGCTATGTAACTCCCGTGAAGAATCAG gGTGACTGTCATTCTTGTTGGGCTTTTAGTGCAACTGGTGCCCTTGAAGGACAGATGTTCCGGAAAACTGGCAAACTTGTTTCACTGAGTGAGCAGAACCTGGTGGACTGCTCTTGGACTCATGGCAATAAGGGCTGCCATGGTGGCCTAATGGATAAAGCCTTCCAGTATGTTAAGGACAATGGGGGACTGGACTCAGAGGAATCCTATCCATATCATGCACGG AACAAATCCTGCAAATACAAGCCTGAGAATTCTGTTGCCAACGTGACTGCCTTCTGGAGTGTCATAAACAAGGAGGATGGCCTAATGACCACAGTGGCAACTGTGGGGCCTGTCTCTGCTGCTGTAGATGCAAGCCTGAATTCCTTCCAGTTCTATAAAAAAG GCATTTATTATAATCCAAAGTGCAGCAATAAACGCCTGAATCACGGTGTTCTGGTGGTTGGCTATGGCTTTGAAGGAGAAGAATCGGATAACAAAAAATACTGGATTCTCAAGAACAG ctgGGGTGCAAATTGGGGCAAACACGGCTACATACTCATGGCCAAGGACCGGGACAACCACTGTGGAATCGCCACCATGGCCAGCTTTCCTATCGTGTGA